Genomic segment of bacterium:
TCATGATCGTAAACATCTATTCCCACTCCCCCAAGATGCTTATCTTTTATGCATTTCAGGAGCGGTTCAGGAGGAGAGAGTTCTCCCCTTGCTATATTTATAAAAATTACGCCTTTTTTTGATTTTTTCAGAAGCTCATATGAAAAATAATCTCTGTTTTCATTTGTAAGATTCATTGCACAGACAATAATGTCAGCTTTTTTAATTCCTTCTTCAATTTGTACATAATGGACATCATCATATTTTTTTAATATATCTACACCTTCAACATCCATTTCAAGTCCTCTTGCAATCTTGACAATCTCGTGCCCGATATTGCCTACTCCTACAACCAGAACTTTTTTTGACACAGCTTCGATGCCTGTCAGGCCGTCTCTCCGGAAAGAAAGAAACTGAGTTGT
This window contains:
- a CDS encoding hydroxyacid dehydrogenase, whose product is WSKSIEGILSRSTGYDHIHKFWQQCVNKVKAGYLPLYCNRSVAEQALILWMALLRKVPQQTTQFLSFRRDGLTGIEAVSKKVLVVGVGNIGHEIVKIARGLEMDVEGVDILKKYDDVHYVQIEEGIKKADIIVCAMNLTNENRDYFSYELLKKSKKGVIFINIARGELSPPEPLLKCIKDKHLGGVGIDVYDHESELAVSLRTGKKSKDEKVNAYMNLIKYPNVIMTPHNAFNTRESVKRKSEQSVQQVINFLGKREFIWQVPDVK